In Paracoccaceae bacterium Fryx2, a single genomic region encodes these proteins:
- a CDS encoding YjbF family lipoprotein, producing the protein MKPILGLALAGLLALTACTNDKQSVGSMVQFSNIVRDQALARKAVKARAATSTALTVTRDQLAGISAPLTRVRIEKTNTFSLLYVAQEKEGHRIWFSPDNVSLAMRAGVIDATRGLGHDLFAVEAPGLFARLSTRVTTGSYTRIHSVLDGSNHIVKQAYTCRIIDKGPETVVILDRGHATRHLVETCEGPAGTFANDYWQGASDRAMWVSRQWLGPEIGHLFLERLIE; encoded by the coding sequence ATGAAACCGATCTTGGGGCTTGCCCTGGCAGGGTTGCTGGCGCTTACGGCCTGCACCAACGACAAGCAGAGCGTCGGCAGCATGGTCCAGTTCTCGAACATCGTGCGCGATCAGGCGTTGGCGCGCAAGGCAGTCAAGGCCAGGGCGGCCACCTCCACCGCGCTGACTGTCACGCGGGATCAACTGGCCGGGATCAGCGCGCCGCTGACGCGGGTCAGGATCGAAAAGACCAACACCTTTTCGCTGCTCTATGTCGCGCAGGAGAAGGAAGGGCACCGGATCTGGTTCAGCCCCGACAATGTCAGCCTGGCGATGCGCGCCGGCGTGATTGATGCCACCCGCGGCCTGGGTCACGACCTTTTTGCGGTCGAAGCGCCGGGCCTGTTCGCCCGCCTTTCGACGCGGGTCACCACCGGGTCATACACCCGCATCCACAGCGTGCTTGACGGGTCCAACCATATCGTGAAGCAGGCCTACACCTGCCGGATCATCGACAAAGGGCCGGAAACGGTCGTGATTCTCGATCGCGGCCACGCGACGCGGCATCTGGTTGAAACCTGCGAGGGGCCGGCCGGAACGTTCGCCAACGACTACTGGCAGGGCGCTTCGGATCGGGCGATGTGGGTTTCAAGGCAGTGGCTTGGTCCAGAAATCGGGCATCTGTTCCTTGAACGGCTGATAGAGTGA
- a CDS encoding translocation/assembly module TamB domain-containing protein, with amino-acid sequence MRWLLTLLALMLLPFAAQAQDDRGYLTALLEDNLSGAGRQVIITGFAGALSSRATIEELTIADATGVWLTLRGVSLDWSRAALLRGQVLVNELTAEEIIVARAPDGGEEGLPSPEARGFALPDLPVSVDIGQIAAERVVLGETLLGQPVEGRVTAAMQLSGGEGTATLTLERTDDGPEGRFVLNAGYANETRQLVLDLEAAEGVGGLATTLLGLPGAPAVALTLKGDGPLESFAANIALASNGTDRLAGTVTLTGDGAGALGFRADIGGNMAPLFLPEYATFFGPDVTLAVAGSRAADGALDLQTLRLATRAMQLQGALRLASDGLPQSFALTGTLGLAEGGEVLLPLTTDVETRVQSADLALDFDASKGDAWQGSVAVLGLNRADFSADVVQIEAAGRITRSPMMAVTAALEFAASGLVPADPATAQALGDAITGKANLGWQQGQGTVDLSDLTLLGSGYGLTADARIDGLSSGLAVTGTAQARFDDLSRASGLAGRALAGKGQIDLSGKAALLAGSFDIETVISGTDLSFSQPELDRLLQGTSRIAASILRDTQGTLLRSLNITAASLTATGSGRIASDGSDVTADLAFADLSVLGAAYRGSLTGQARFIGTPEAGTVTLDARGDGLAMGQPQVDALLRGPSQVVLEAAIADGTVDLRSLVVTAATLKANARGALAPSGSDVTADLAFSDLAALGGGYRGALSGQARFVGTPEDGSLTLNATGTGLAVGQAQADRLLRGESRLAVAVDIADGRIRIRNASLANPALTAEVQGIVSGDRREVTLSARLADLGLVLEDFPGVLTVTGTAVEDAQGYQVDLRGTGPGQIAATVAGRVSQDLAQADLAIQGTAQAALANAFIEPRAVSGPLRFDLRLDGPLALASLSGPVTLSGGRVTDAGRNIALERVEARADLAGGRAQISATSAVDAGGGLDMAGSIGLTAPYDADLTVTLGRAVLKDPALFETLANGAVTLRGALAGGAVIAGQITLTETELRIPSTGLGGVGALPGLDHVGEPAAVRATRVRAGLLGENGEQTGSVSRRPYPLNLVILAPNRVFIRGRGLDAELGGELRLGGTTAAVVPSGAFDLIRGRLDILGKRLDLTQARLQLEGDFVPYVQIAASNESDGITSSVLLTGPANEPVVSFASSPPLPEEEVLARLLFGRALNSLSPFQAAQLAGAVANLAGRGGEGIVGKLRQGFGLDDLDLMTDENGGASVRAGRYLSKNLYTEIIVDQQGKSEINLNLDVTRSVTVRGSAGSDGNTGIGVYLEKNY; translated from the coding sequence ATGCGGTGGCTACTTACCCTACTGGCCCTGATGCTGCTGCCCTTTGCGGCGCAGGCGCAGGATGACCGCGGATACCTTACGGCCTTGCTGGAGGACAACCTGTCCGGCGCGGGGCGTCAGGTCATCATCACCGGCTTTGCGGGCGCGCTGTCGTCCCGCGCCACGATCGAAGAACTGACGATTGCCGATGCCACCGGCGTCTGGCTGACCCTGCGCGGGGTGTCGCTTGACTGGAGCCGTGCCGCGCTGCTGCGGGGGCAGGTTCTGGTCAACGAACTGACGGCTGAGGAGATCATCGTGGCACGCGCGCCCGATGGCGGCGAAGAGGGCCTGCCCTCGCCCGAGGCGCGCGGCTTTGCGCTGCCCGACCTGCCGGTGTCTGTGGATATCGGGCAGATCGCGGCAGAGCGGGTGGTGCTGGGCGAAACCCTGCTGGGTCAGCCGGTCGAGGGCCGGGTGACGGCGGCGATGCAGCTTTCGGGCGGCGAGGGCACCGCCACCCTGACACTGGAACGGACGGACGACGGGCCGGAGGGCAGGTTTGTCCTGAACGCGGGTTACGCCAACGAAACCCGGCAACTGGTGCTGGACCTGGAGGCTGCCGAGGGTGTCGGCGGTCTGGCCACCACGCTGCTGGGCCTGCCGGGCGCGCCGGCCGTGGCGCTGACGTTGAAGGGCGATGGCCCGCTGGAGTCGTTTGCCGCCAACATCGCGCTGGCCTCGAACGGCACCGACCGGCTGGCGGGCACCGTCACCCTGACCGGCGATGGCGCGGGTGCCCTGGGCTTCCGCGCCGACATTGGCGGCAACATGGCACCGCTGTTCCTGCCGGAATACGCGACCTTCTTCGGGCCGGACGTGACGCTGGCCGTGGCCGGCAGCCGGGCGGCCGATGGCGCGCTGGACCTGCAGACGCTGCGCCTTGCCACCCGCGCCATGCAGCTGCAGGGCGCGCTGCGGCTGGCCTCGGACGGGTTGCCCCAAAGCTTTGCCCTGACCGGCACGCTGGGGCTGGCCGAGGGGGGGGAGGTGCTGCTGCCCCTGACCACGGACGTGGAAACCCGGGTGCAATCTGCCGATCTGGCGCTGGATTTCGATGCATCCAAGGGTGACGCCTGGCAGGGCAGCGTGGCGGTGCTGGGCCTCAACCGCGCCGACTTCAGTGCCGACGTGGTGCAGATAGAGGCCGCCGGCCGGATCACCCGTTCGCCCATGATGGCGGTGACGGCGGCGCTGGAGTTTGCTGCCAGCGGGCTGGTTCCGGCCGATCCGGCCACCGCGCAGGCGCTGGGCGATGCGATCACCGGCAAGGCGAACCTCGGCTGGCAACAGGGGCAGGGCACGGTCGATCTGTCGGACCTGACGCTTCTGGGCAGCGGTTACGGGCTGACCGCAGATGCCCGGATCGACGGTTTGTCCAGCGGGCTTGCGGTCACCGGCACTGCGCAGGCACGGTTTGACGATCTCTCGCGCGCCTCCGGTCTGGCCGGGCGGGCGCTGGCGGGCAAGGGCCAGATCGACCTTTCGGGCAAAGCCGCGCTGCTGGCAGGCAGCTTCGACATCGAGACGGTGATCAGCGGCACCGATCTTTCCTTCAGCCAGCCCGAGCTTGACCGCCTGCTGCAAGGCACGTCGCGCATCGCCGCGTCGATCCTGCGCGACACGCAGGGCACCCTGTTGCGCAGCCTGAACATCACCGCGGCCAGCCTGACCGCAACCGGCAGCGGCCGGATCGCCAGCGACGGCAGCGACGTGACCGCCGATCTGGCCTTTGCCGACCTTTCGGTGCTGGGCGCGGCCTACCGGGGCAGCCTGACAGGGCAGGCCCGCTTCATCGGCACGCCCGAGGCCGGTACCGTGACGCTGGATGCGCGCGGCGACGGGCTGGCCATGGGTCAGCCGCAGGTCGATGCGCTGCTGCGCGGCCCGTCGCAGGTGGTGCTGGAGGCGGCGATTGCCGACGGCACGGTGGACCTGCGCTCGCTGGTGGTCACGGCGGCAACACTGAAGGCCAATGCCCGCGGCGCGCTGGCGCCCTCGGGCAGCGACGTGACCGCCGATCTGGCGTTCAGCGATCTTGCGGCGCTGGGCGGCGGCTATCGCGGCGCGCTGAGCGGGCAGGCCCGTTTCGTCGGCACGCCCGAGGACGGCAGCCTGACGCTGAACGCCACCGGCACCGGCCTTGCCGTCGGGCAGGCGCAGGCCGACCGGCTACTGCGGGGCGAAAGCCGGCTGGCGGTCGCGGTCGACATTGCCGATGGCCGGATCAGGATACGCAACGCCAGCCTTGCCAACCCGGCCCTGACCGCAGAGGTGCAGGGCATCGTCAGCGGCGACCGGCGCGAGGTGACGCTTTCGGCGCGGCTTGCCGATCTGGGGCTGGTTCTGGAAGATTTTCCCGGCGTGCTGACGGTGACCGGCACGGCGGTCGAGGATGCGCAGGGCTACCAGGTCGATCTGCGCGGCACCGGGCCGGGGCAGATTGCGGCGACCGTGGCCGGGCGCGTGTCTCAGGATCTGGCGCAGGCGGACCTTGCGATTCAGGGCACCGCGCAGGCGGCGCTCGCCAATGCCTTCATCGAGCCGCGCGCCGTTTCCGGGCCGCTGCGCTTCGACCTGCGGCTGGACGGGCCGCTGGCGCTGGCATCGCTTTCGGGGCCGGTGACACTGTCGGGCGGCCGGGTCACCGACGCGGGGCGGAACATCGCGCTGGAACGGGTCGAGGCGCGGGCCGATCTGGCGGGCGGGCGGGCGCAGATTTCCGCCACCAGCGCGGTCGATGCGGGCGGCGGCCTGGATATGGCCGGCAGCATCGGGCTGACCGCCCCCTATGACGCCGATCTGACGGTGACGTTGGGCCGCGCGGTGCTGAAAGACCCCGCACTGTTCGAAACCCTTGCGAATGGCGCGGTGACCCTGCGCGGCGCGCTGGCCGGCGGGGCCGTCATCGCCGGACAGATCACGCTGACCGAAACCGAATTGCGCATCCCGTCCACCGGGCTGGGTGGCGTCGGCGCCCTGCCGGGGCTGGACCACGTCGGTGAACCGGCTGCGGTGCGCGCGACCCGCGTGCGGGCCGGGCTGCTGGGCGAGAATGGCGAGCAAACCGGCAGCGTCAGCCGTCGGCCATACCCGCTGAATCTGGTGATCCTGGCGCCGAACCGGGTGTTCATCCGCGGTCGCGGGCTGGATGCGGAACTCGGCGGCGAATTGCGGCTGGGCGGCACCACCGCCGCGGTGGTCCCCAGCGGCGCGTTCGACCTGATCCGTGGCCGGCTCGACATCCTGGGCAAGCGGCTCGACCTGACGCAGGCGCGGCTGCAGCTTGAAGGCGATTTCGTTCCCTACGTTCAGATTGCCGCTTCCAATGAAAGCGACGGCATAACCAGTTCGGTGCTGCTCACCGGCCCTGCGAACGAGCCTGTGGTCAGCTTTGCCTCCAGCCCGCCGCTGCCCGAAGAAGAGGTGCTGGCGCGGCTGCTGTTCGGGCGTGCGCTGAACTCGCTGTCGCCGTTTCAGGCGGCGCAGCTTGCCGGGGCGGTCGCCAACCTGGCAGGTCGCGGCGGCGAGGGGATCGTGGGCAAGTTGCGTCAGGGCTTCGGGCTGGACGATCTGGATCTTATGACCGACGAAAACGGCGGGGCCTCGGTCAGGGCCGGACGCTACCTGTCGAAAAACCTCTATACCGAAATCATCGTCGATCAGCAGGGCAAGAGCGAGATAAACCTGAATCTGGATGTCACCCGGTCAGTCACCGTGCGCGGCAGCGCCGGAAGCGACGGCAACACCGGCATCGGAGTCTATCTGGAAAAGAACTACTGA